The following coding sequences are from one Mycobacterium bourgelatii window:
- a CDS encoding CaiB/BaiF CoA transferase family protein yields MNRPLAGLRVVELATEIAGPYCTKLLVDLGADVCKIEPLTGDPLRRWGPFPSGRPDPQRSGLFEYLNAGKRGAALDLAQPANVTKVQELIAGADLLVENLPATAPERKDYGLDRDSLSRINPRLVVVRISDFGQQGPLRDQPTTPLTMQAASGWVNLREPGRAPVQAGARIPEYVVGGYAALGALTALRTGGAANEVVEVDVSTFESLLSTLPYPMLMAARLKSLGLPTNSKAAPMLGIVRAADGWIGINCLTGQHWLDVCAMVGLPEFGDLQIAVMLGGPERDEFFAKAQPFFDSMNVADLVELSQAMRIPAAPVSDGDTIMDCPQYAERGFFVEAGADGWRFSRPGAAFRLSKSPVPLPVPAPPLGVEAPVGWGERATPGPTGTATDAALPFSGLKVFDLSTFWAGAYLTCYLGAFGADVIKVESIQRPDGHRYSGSLLREGDDWYERGPLWQATNLNKRDITLDLSSAVGRELALRLAAEADVVVENFSPRVVEQFGLDYDSLVKINPDVIMVRMPGFGLEGPWRDYVGWALNIEQVSGMASATGYPDGPPCNLQGPADPIAGVHGCIALLAALQHRKRTGEGQLIEVAQVEVGAAVAAEPLIEYSMTGKVRPRQGNRHRDYPQGVYPTSVTDEWVAVSIRDDSDWAGLVGAMKRDELQDDPRFATPDARLANHDAFDAVLTEWTAALAPDEVVAALVQRKVPAARILASDRMYDIDQLDARGFYQDLEHPITGRHRFPGWPFRISPGPTAHHRTPSPTLGQHNADVLGALGLSADEIAALREQRVIGERLLNA; encoded by the coding sequence GTGAATCGGCCGCTGGCAGGCTTGCGCGTCGTCGAATTGGCGACCGAGATCGCCGGCCCCTACTGTACGAAACTGCTCGTCGACCTCGGCGCCGACGTGTGCAAGATTGAACCCTTGACCGGCGATCCGTTGCGCCGCTGGGGACCGTTTCCGTCCGGCCGGCCGGATCCACAGCGCAGTGGGCTGTTCGAGTACCTCAACGCCGGAAAGCGTGGCGCCGCACTGGATCTGGCGCAGCCAGCCAATGTGACGAAGGTCCAGGAATTGATCGCCGGGGCGGACCTGTTGGTCGAGAACCTGCCCGCCACGGCACCCGAGCGTAAGGACTACGGCCTGGACCGCGATTCCCTGTCGCGGATCAACCCGCGCTTGGTGGTCGTCCGGATCTCGGACTTCGGGCAGCAGGGGCCCCTGCGGGACCAACCGACGACTCCGCTGACGATGCAGGCGGCATCGGGTTGGGTCAACCTGCGGGAACCGGGGCGCGCGCCGGTGCAGGCCGGTGCCCGGATCCCCGAATACGTTGTCGGCGGCTACGCCGCGCTCGGTGCGCTCACCGCGTTGCGAACCGGCGGCGCGGCCAACGAAGTCGTCGAGGTCGATGTCTCGACGTTCGAGTCGCTGCTGTCCACGCTGCCCTATCCCATGCTGATGGCCGCTCGCCTGAAAAGCCTTGGCCTGCCGACAAATTCCAAGGCAGCTCCCATGCTGGGTATCGTGCGGGCCGCCGACGGCTGGATCGGGATCAACTGTCTTACGGGCCAGCATTGGCTCGACGTGTGCGCGATGGTCGGGTTGCCGGAATTCGGCGACCTTCAAATCGCGGTCATGTTGGGTGGGCCGGAGCGGGACGAATTCTTTGCCAAGGCCCAGCCGTTCTTCGATTCGATGAACGTGGCGGACCTTGTCGAATTGAGCCAGGCCATGCGGATCCCGGCTGCGCCGGTGAGCGATGGCGACACGATCATGGATTGCCCGCAGTACGCCGAGCGGGGTTTCTTCGTTGAAGCGGGTGCCGACGGATGGCGATTTTCCCGGCCCGGCGCGGCGTTTCGGCTGTCGAAGTCGCCTGTGCCCCTGCCGGTTCCTGCTCCGCCACTGGGAGTTGAGGCGCCGGTCGGGTGGGGGGAGCGCGCGACTCCAGGTCCGACTGGTACCGCTACCGATGCTGCGCTGCCGTTCTCGGGGCTGAAGGTGTTCGACTTGAGCACCTTCTGGGCAGGCGCCTATCTGACCTGCTATCTGGGTGCCTTTGGCGCCGATGTGATCAAGGTCGAGTCCATCCAGCGTCCCGATGGTCACCGATACTCCGGTTCGTTGCTGCGTGAGGGCGATGACTGGTACGAGCGCGGACCGCTGTGGCAGGCGACGAATCTCAACAAGCGCGATATCACCCTGGATCTCAGTTCGGCCGTCGGCCGCGAACTGGCGCTGCGGTTGGCCGCCGAAGCCGATGTGGTGGTCGAGAACTTCTCGCCTCGGGTGGTAGAGCAGTTCGGGTTGGACTACGACTCCCTGGTCAAGATCAATCCCGACGTCATCATGGTGCGCATGCCGGGATTCGGCTTGGAGGGGCCGTGGCGCGACTACGTGGGCTGGGCGCTCAACATCGAACAGGTGTCGGGAATGGCGTCCGCGACCGGATACCCAGATGGCCCGCCGTGCAATCTGCAGGGACCCGCAGACCCCATTGCGGGTGTGCATGGCTGCATCGCCCTGCTCGCCGCGCTCCAACACAGGAAACGTACCGGCGAAGGACAGCTGATCGAGGTCGCGCAAGTGGAGGTGGGCGCCGCGGTAGCGGCCGAACCGTTGATCGAGTACTCAATGACGGGGAAAGTTCGCCCGCGGCAGGGCAATCGGCACCGCGATTACCCCCAAGGTGTGTACCCGACCAGCGTTACCGACGAGTGGGTCGCCGTGTCGATACGCGATGACTCCGACTGGGCGGGTCTGGTCGGCGCCATGAAACGCGATGAGCTACAAGACGACCCGCGCTTCGCGACCCCGGATGCCCGGCTGGCCAACCACGACGCATTCGACGCGGTGCTCACCGAGTGGACCGCCGCGTTAGCACCGGATGAGGTGGTGGCGGCACTTGTCCAGCGGAAAGTGCCCGCGGCTCGAATACTCGCGTCCGACCGCATGTATGACATCGACCAACTCGATGCGCGTGGGTTCTACCAGGATTTGGAGCACCCGATCACGGGTCGGCATCGGTTCCCGGGCTGGCCGTTTCGCATCTCGCCCGGGCCGACGGCACATCACAGAACACCGTCCCCGACGCTGGGTCAGCACAATGCCGACGTGCTTGGTGCACTCGGGCTGTCCGCTGATGAGATCGCGGCGTTGCGTGAGCAGCGCGTCATCGGTGAGCGCCTGCTCAACGCCTAG
- a CDS encoding MaoC family dehydratase produces MTQAATATPKVYDGIAAFEAHVGEHLGYSAWRRVTQHEIDLFAEATGDHQWIHVDPEKAAAGPYGKTIAHGYLTLSLVPILVQQIYRVTGLSMQVNYGSDKLRFPAPVPVDSRIRAGAELLRVERNDKGARATVRVTVEVEGSDRPACVVDTIAAMVEA; encoded by the coding sequence ATGACGCAGGCGGCGACCGCGACTCCGAAGGTGTACGACGGCATTGCCGCCTTCGAGGCACACGTCGGCGAACACCTCGGTTACAGCGCTTGGCGGCGAGTGACCCAGCACGAAATCGACCTCTTCGCCGAGGCGACAGGTGACCACCAGTGGATACATGTCGATCCCGAGAAGGCGGCGGCTGGGCCCTACGGCAAGACCATCGCCCACGGCTATCTGACCCTGTCGTTGGTTCCCATTCTGGTGCAACAGATTTACCGGGTGACCGGGCTGTCGATGCAAGTCAATTACGGCTCCGACAAACTGCGGTTTCCCGCGCCGGTTCCGGTCGACTCCCGGATCCGGGCGGGAGCGGAGTTACTTCGAGTGGAACGCAACGACAAAGGCGCCCGGGCCACCGTGCGCGTTACGGTCGAAGTCGAGGGATCCGACCGCCCGGCGTGCGTCGTCGACACCATTGCGGCAATGGTCGAGGCCTGA
- a CDS encoding amidohydrolase family protein has protein sequence MSARSLPYPVFDIDNHMYETTDALTKYLPKEHRGKVGYVEVNGRPKLMVKDRISHMIPNPTFARVARPGSAEDYFLGNNPEGLNFREFVGEAMDVIPAFQEPAPRLELMDELGIDQCVMYPTLASLIEERTTDDVVLTHAIIHALNEWMHEHWTFDYKDRIFATPVVCLPLVDEAIREFRWGLERGMKTFLVRPAPVPSRFGGSRSMGLPEFDPFWEEVVNAGIPVTMHASDSGYQKHLMEWEGGDEYLSFKPSALREVVMGHRAIEDTLAAMICHGALSRFPDLKILCVENGSGWVRNLLEQLNMAYKIMPKEFDEHPVEVFKRNIYIHPFLEDDIKGIIDIMGEDHVMFGSDYPHPEGIGDPLSFVDRLDGISDSAKAKIMGGNAIEQLRLKVAV, from the coding sequence ATGTCGGCCCGTTCATTGCCGTACCCGGTTTTCGACATCGACAACCACATGTACGAGACGACGGACGCGCTCACGAAGTATCTGCCGAAGGAGCACCGCGGCAAGGTCGGCTACGTCGAGGTCAACGGCCGGCCCAAACTCATGGTCAAGGACCGGATCAGCCACATGATCCCCAACCCCACGTTCGCACGCGTGGCCAGGCCCGGCAGCGCCGAAGACTACTTCCTGGGGAACAACCCCGAAGGTCTCAATTTCCGCGAGTTTGTCGGCGAGGCAATGGATGTCATTCCAGCCTTTCAGGAGCCCGCCCCACGGCTGGAGCTGATGGACGAACTGGGCATCGACCAGTGCGTCATGTACCCCACCCTGGCCAGCCTGATCGAAGAGCGGACCACCGACGACGTCGTGCTCACCCACGCGATCATCCACGCGCTCAACGAGTGGATGCACGAGCACTGGACGTTCGACTACAAGGACCGGATCTTCGCGACGCCGGTCGTCTGCCTGCCGCTGGTGGACGAGGCCATCCGGGAGTTTCGCTGGGGCCTCGAACGCGGCATGAAGACGTTCCTGGTCCGGCCGGCGCCGGTGCCCAGTCGCTTCGGCGGCTCACGTTCCATGGGCCTGCCGGAGTTCGACCCGTTCTGGGAAGAGGTCGTCAACGCCGGTATCCCGGTCACCATGCACGCATCCGACAGCGGCTACCAGAAGCACCTCATGGAGTGGGAGGGCGGGGATGAATACCTCTCGTTCAAGCCCAGTGCGCTGCGTGAAGTGGTCATGGGCCACCGGGCGATCGAGGACACGCTTGCCGCGATGATCTGCCACGGCGCGCTGTCCCGGTTCCCCGATCTCAAGATTCTTTGTGTCGAAAACGGCAGCGGGTGGGTACGAAACCTCCTCGAGCAACTCAACATGGCGTACAAGATCATGCCGAAAGAGTTCGACGAACACCCCGTTGAGGTGTTCAAACGCAACATCTACATCCACCCGTTCTTGGAGGACGACATCAAGGGAATCATCGACATCATGGGTGAGGATCACGTGATGTTCGGCTCGGACTATCCGCATCCGGAGGGCATCGGCGACCCGTTGAGCTTTGTCGACAGGCTTGACGGCATTTCGGACTCCGCCAAGGCGAAGATCATGGGCGGCAACGCCATCGAGCAGTTACGGCTCAAGGTCGCCGTATGA
- a CDS encoding cysteine hydrolase, protein MPQPSLSDLLDPATTALVTQECQGGVIGPQAGLPMLAEEARREAIPNIAKLLDAARAAGVTVVHCLIQRRPDGRGSNTNARLFAASKSFGADLTPGSPGASVLPEFGPLESDLVLTRTHGVGPMCGTDLDSVLRNLNIKTIVGVGVSVNVAIPNFVMDAVNRSYQFVLPRDAVSGYPREYADSVIDNTLALLATITTTSAVVDTWAG, encoded by the coding sequence ATGCCCCAACCGAGTCTGTCCGACCTCCTTGATCCCGCCACCACCGCGTTAGTGACGCAGGAATGTCAGGGCGGTGTCATCGGGCCGCAAGCCGGCCTGCCGATGCTCGCCGAAGAGGCCCGCCGCGAAGCGATTCCGAATATCGCCAAGCTGCTCGATGCCGCGCGCGCCGCCGGCGTCACGGTCGTGCACTGCCTGATCCAACGGCGTCCCGACGGCCGCGGCTCCAACACCAATGCGCGACTGTTCGCCGCAAGCAAGTCGTTTGGCGCCGACTTGACACCCGGCAGCCCGGGCGCCTCGGTACTGCCCGAGTTCGGCCCGCTCGAGTCCGACCTCGTTTTGACTCGCACGCACGGAGTGGGACCCATGTGCGGCACCGATCTCGATTCGGTGCTGCGCAATCTCAACATCAAAACCATTGTCGGTGTTGGCGTTTCGGTTAATGTTGCGATCCCGAACTTTGTCATGGATGCGGTGAACCGCAGCTATCAGTTCGTCCTGCCCCGCGATGCGGTGAGTGGATATCCACGGGAGTACGCCGATTCCGTCATCGACAACACCTTGGCCCTGCTGGCGACGATCACCACGACCAGTGCGGTGGTTGACACCTGGGCCGGTTGA
- a CDS encoding TIGR03619 family F420-dependent LLM class oxidoreductase → MTISFSLELPTHRVEAVDEFVSAEAIAEIARTAEANGFAAVHVTDHPAPDAKWLDHGGHHALDPFIALAFAAAATTEVKLLTNVYIAAYRNPFLGAKSIQSLAALSHGRLILGTAAGYLKPEFKALGIDFENRGALLDEALDVLDKAFTGADIAYEGTSFNARGVRLRPLPPNPPPVWIGGNSKAAIRRAVSRAQGWAPFNTFGYATASRTAEISTLEELAAAIDWAKQYAAQIGRTAPLEICFSAGNLLADDKSSDERHDTIKKLEATGVTWLTIAPPGSDRAELIEHSQAFAKEFVAGTR, encoded by the coding sequence GTGACCATCTCGTTCTCCCTCGAATTGCCGACCCATCGAGTGGAGGCGGTGGACGAGTTCGTCTCCGCCGAGGCCATTGCCGAGATCGCGCGGACGGCCGAGGCCAACGGCTTCGCGGCCGTGCACGTCACTGACCATCCCGCGCCAGACGCCAAGTGGCTCGACCACGGGGGCCACCATGCCCTCGACCCATTCATCGCACTCGCGTTCGCTGCCGCCGCCACCACCGAGGTCAAGCTGCTGACCAACGTCTACATCGCGGCGTACCGCAACCCGTTTCTCGGTGCCAAGTCGATCCAAAGCCTGGCCGCGCTGTCCCATGGTCGGCTCATCCTAGGGACGGCGGCCGGCTACCTAAAGCCCGAATTCAAAGCACTCGGAATTGATTTCGAGAATCGGGGGGCATTGCTCGACGAGGCCCTTGACGTGCTGGACAAGGCGTTCACCGGCGCGGACATCGCCTATGAAGGCACGTCGTTCAACGCTCGCGGCGTACGCTTGCGTCCACTGCCGCCGAACCCGCCCCCGGTGTGGATCGGTGGCAACAGCAAGGCGGCCATCCGGCGCGCGGTATCGCGCGCGCAGGGGTGGGCACCGTTCAACACCTTCGGCTACGCCACGGCGTCCCGTACCGCAGAGATCTCCACACTCGAAGAATTGGCCGCCGCGATTGACTGGGCCAAGCAGTATGCGGCGCAGATCGGGCGAACCGCCCCACTGGAAATCTGCTTTTCGGCGGGGAACTTACTGGCAGACGACAAGTCCAGCGACGAGCGCCACGACACCATCAAGAAGCTCGAGGCGACCGGCGTGACGTGGCTCACCATCGCGCCTCCTGGTTCGGACCGCGCAGAGCTGATCGAACATTCACAAGCCTTCGCCAAAGAGTTCGTAGCCGGCACGCGATAA
- a CDS encoding acyl-CoA dehydrogenase family protein — MAKSEVDELRDAVREFLAETSPSETVRTLMATDTGFDATTWRKLAGELGLTGIAVPETWGGAGAGMTELAVVFEEMGAALLCAPFFSTVALAIPALLASGDRSAIENFVPSLVDGSCTATLILNDQLGPWNPENVALRAERGGTRYLIHGSARQVLDGHTADIILAAAHTDAGISLFAVLAGAEGLRRTPLAGVDRTRKVACVEFDGVAAQPIGTAGDAADYLARTSDAAIVALAAEQVGAGQRCLDMAVDYAKNRIQFGRPIGSFQAIKHRCADMLVLIEGARSAASHAADVADPGELPTAASVAKMVCSEAFLQVAVDNMRIHGGIGFTWEHDAHLYVRRAKAGQLMFGSPDYHAQRLAELVGTSSQALKGLT; from the coding sequence GTGGCGAAGAGTGAGGTCGACGAACTCCGCGACGCCGTGCGCGAATTCCTCGCGGAGACCTCACCCAGCGAGACCGTGCGTACGTTGATGGCGACCGACACCGGCTTCGACGCCACGACCTGGCGCAAGTTGGCCGGCGAATTGGGACTGACCGGCATCGCGGTGCCCGAAACCTGGGGCGGAGCGGGCGCGGGCATGACCGAACTTGCAGTGGTTTTCGAAGAAATGGGTGCCGCCCTGCTGTGCGCACCCTTCTTCTCCACCGTTGCGCTGGCCATTCCGGCGCTTCTCGCCAGCGGTGACCGATCCGCCATCGAAAACTTTGTTCCCAGCTTGGTCGACGGGTCTTGCACCGCGACGCTGATCCTGAATGACCAACTCGGACCGTGGAATCCGGAGAATGTGGCCCTGCGCGCTGAGCGCGGCGGAACGCGCTACCTCATCCATGGGTCGGCCCGGCAGGTGCTCGATGGGCACACCGCCGATATCATCCTGGCCGCGGCCCACACCGATGCCGGAATTTCGCTGTTTGCGGTGCTTGCGGGCGCGGAGGGGCTGCGTCGAACGCCATTGGCCGGCGTTGACCGTACCCGCAAAGTCGCGTGCGTCGAGTTCGACGGCGTCGCGGCGCAGCCGATCGGAACGGCCGGTGACGCCGCGGACTACTTGGCCCGCACCTCGGACGCGGCGATCGTCGCACTGGCGGCCGAGCAAGTCGGCGCGGGGCAACGTTGTCTCGACATGGCCGTCGACTACGCCAAGAACCGCATTCAATTCGGCCGTCCGATCGGCAGTTTCCAAGCGATCAAACACCGATGCGCGGACATGCTGGTGTTGATCGAAGGGGCGCGGTCGGCCGCATCGCACGCGGCCGATGTGGCCGACCCAGGTGAGTTACCGACCGCGGCTTCGGTGGCGAAAATGGTGTGCTCGGAGGCCTTCCTTCAGGTCGCCGTGGACAACATGCGCATCCACGGTGGCATCGGGTTCACCTGGGAGCACGACGCTCACCTTTATGTGCGCCGCGCCAAAGCCGGCCAACTGATGTTCGGAAGCCCGGACTATCACGCACAGCGCTTGGCTGAGCTCGTTGGTACTTCATCTCAAGCACTGAAAGGACTTACGTGA
- a CDS encoding amidohydrolase family protein, with product MTKLDYGIFDCDTHCYETRDAFTRYLPKEFHDRAIAPVVGADGKEVILAGHRIATFNSEAGLGFDLAYRPGSLKEMLKQMGSGNPEETYEPQPMQPEYLEREPRLKVMAQQNVERAVIFPAGMALAAEHYVDDTEALYANLRSFNRWFDETWGFNYQDRLYATALLSLRDLELSIKETEAIIEQGARLVLLPTGPAYGRSPGDPYFDPIYARLQEAGCTLVFHIQPYWYFNAISPAWGHNPDPAAWHMSAWQWMNVYGQRPIEDTLSALIFDNLFGRFPGLKVLVAEHGAEWVPQFVIHMDKSRGMGRNGPWIGGKLTERPSQIFRRHVGVVPYPEDDIPTIVDRLGYDECLLMGSDYPHAEGLAEPADFVKLLDPLDDAAKKRIMRDNADQLLRRG from the coding sequence GTGACGAAACTCGACTACGGGATATTTGACTGCGACACCCACTGCTACGAGACCCGTGACGCGTTCACCCGGTATCTGCCCAAAGAATTTCACGACCGCGCGATCGCACCTGTCGTTGGCGCCGACGGCAAGGAGGTCATCCTTGCCGGCCACCGGATCGCCACCTTCAACAGCGAGGCAGGGCTGGGCTTCGACCTGGCCTACCGGCCGGGCTCGCTCAAGGAGATGCTCAAGCAGATGGGCTCGGGCAATCCGGAGGAAACCTATGAGCCTCAGCCGATGCAGCCGGAATACCTGGAGCGTGAACCCAGGCTGAAGGTGATGGCGCAGCAGAACGTCGAACGTGCGGTCATCTTCCCCGCAGGCATGGCGTTGGCCGCCGAGCACTACGTCGATGACACCGAGGCCCTTTATGCCAACCTGCGGTCGTTCAACCGCTGGTTCGACGAGACCTGGGGCTTCAACTACCAGGACCGGCTTTACGCCACCGCCCTGCTGTCCTTGCGAGATCTGGAACTGTCGATCAAGGAGACCGAAGCGATCATCGAGCAGGGCGCACGCCTGGTGCTGCTACCCACCGGCCCCGCATATGGGCGGTCACCGGGCGACCCATACTTCGACCCCATCTACGCGCGGTTGCAGGAAGCCGGGTGCACCTTGGTCTTCCACATCCAGCCGTACTGGTATTTCAATGCGATCTCGCCGGCTTGGGGGCACAACCCCGACCCCGCCGCGTGGCACATGTCGGCGTGGCAGTGGATGAACGTCTATGGGCAGCGTCCAATCGAAGACACGCTCTCGGCCCTCATCTTCGACAACCTATTCGGGCGGTTCCCAGGACTGAAGGTTCTTGTCGCCGAGCACGGCGCGGAATGGGTGCCCCAGTTCGTCATTCACATGGACAAGAGCCGCGGCATGGGCCGCAATGGTCCGTGGATCGGCGGCAAACTGACCGAGCGGCCGTCGCAGATCTTCCGCCGCCACGTCGGTGTGGTCCCGTACCCCGAGGACGACATCCCGACCATCGTGGACCGGCTCGGCTACGACGAATGCCTGTTAATGGGTTCGGACTACCCGCACGCCGAGGGCCTGGCCGAACCTGCGGATTTCGTCAAACTACTCGACCCGCTCGATGACGCCGCCAAGAAACGAATAATGCGTGACAACGCAGATCAGCTGCTGCGCCGAGGCTAG
- a CDS encoding acyl-CoA dehydrogenase family protein: MSDDDAADLQDVDLELLRASARSFLEGRGEKESIEDLATMDWTGLLVDEQLGGVGWRPVESCVVAEELGRAQDRSAWFGTAVAAAAVASAPDEIRQHWLPRLLSGAATAGLTVADSVRVVRGDAVNLVVALRDNGIYFIDGSTITGRRPDDDLLDVTRPVWTLDLGDATSVLIGSAERAAALMAVARLLIAADSVGAVSMTLERLTSYLKERTAFGAPIASFQAIQHRLVELFVFVVKARAIVMKAARAIAAHDDRANVLTTVAHAFVTAKATAAVDECMQLSGGIGFTWEYPLHHELRRVFTNGQLVGTARSSRALLAEVCGW, from the coding sequence ATGTCGGACGACGACGCTGCCGATCTCCAAGATGTCGATCTCGAGCTGCTGCGGGCGTCGGCGAGATCCTTTCTCGAAGGTAGGGGCGAGAAGGAATCCATCGAAGACCTCGCAACGATGGACTGGACGGGCTTGCTCGTCGACGAGCAGCTGGGTGGCGTCGGCTGGCGTCCGGTCGAATCGTGCGTAGTCGCTGAAGAACTCGGTCGGGCGCAGGACCGGTCGGCGTGGTTTGGTACTGCCGTCGCGGCCGCGGCGGTCGCGTCCGCACCCGACGAGATCAGACAGCACTGGCTGCCAAGGCTTCTCAGTGGTGCCGCCACAGCGGGTCTCACCGTAGCCGACTCGGTGCGTGTTGTTCGCGGAGACGCGGTCAACCTGGTAGTTGCGCTGCGGGACAACGGTATTTACTTCATCGATGGCTCGACCATCACGGGACGACGACCGGACGACGATCTACTGGATGTCACCCGGCCGGTCTGGACTCTCGATCTCGGCGATGCCACGAGTGTGCTGATCGGATCGGCTGAGCGGGCCGCAGCGCTGATGGCGGTGGCTCGGCTACTCATCGCTGCCGACTCGGTAGGCGCCGTATCCATGACACTGGAGCGACTGACGTCATATCTCAAGGAACGCACGGCCTTCGGTGCGCCTATTGCGAGCTTTCAGGCGATACAACACCGACTGGTGGAACTCTTCGTCTTCGTCGTGAAGGCGCGGGCTATCGTCATGAAGGCTGCGCGTGCGATTGCCGCCCACGACGACAGGGCGAACGTGCTGACGACGGTTGCCCATGCATTCGTTACTGCGAAAGCTACTGCAGCCGTTGATGAATGCATGCAGCTGTCCGGTGGAATCGGTTTCACCTGGGAGTATCCGCTGCACCACGAGTTGCGCCGGGTTTTCACCAACGGCCAACTGGTGGGCACGGCGCGGTCGAGTCGTGCGCTGCTGGCCGAGGTGTGCGGCTGGTGA